The genomic window atttaaaattaaatttatcaatgtaaacagtattttttcaGATCGTAGtcctatcaataaattaacgtaggtaggtataacgtttttaaaataattgttataattaatttattaaaccacaatgtaaaaatattatttgaaatattattctagaaataagatttatttgttagtattaaatgttaagtacaacataatatctattaataaatataattgttttaggcttcaaaatgtattgtattttatatttgatgatttaatttaatttaatttattatgtgttatgtaaatatcaaataactaCTGATTCGTAAGCATAAATCGTTATTAgagataaaatcaattaattgaaatacaattttcgtaTTGTTCATTTagaacattaaaacatttaggaTGTATTAGTGGACTACGTTCACGATGAAAAACACCACTGAGATCAATATGTAGAGCCAAAACTTTGCGGTGAAACTCTGTAACCACCTAAACTTCATCGCCAACAAACTATAAAGCGATATTAACGGTGTATAGCATGTACTCGACGTTTTAACACAGCGCCAAGTTTAACATTACTGTTATTTCCGTTGCCAACgttatacgtaggtacctatataaggttttatatttaacttgtaTTCACCTATAACAAACGTAATGTGTAAACTATCTAAGCATGTTGAtgaaaagataaatatattgataaaaaaaaaaaaaatgaataatttatcttttatatttattaaagtttaagtacaattatacagtatacacgttTTCGTTATCATTTATACGTTTAACgagctatatataaatagtattttatgataCTAATTATAACTGGAGTAATATCtatgagtttaaaaaaaaaaaattataacttacttttatgcaataaatttatttaaagtataaaatattgtaaatttcataaattccaCTGGTGAACTGTGTCTATTCAAAGTTGTATGAAGTTGTTCTCAAAAGGTATGATATGACCTCGTgacgagttttttttataaataaaagcaattattagttatacattttagttaagacttatcatttaaataatatcattacttattatatttacacaatatagttttcaaaatattaagaaaaaatgtttaattatttatactacttatCTATTCAACTGTTCTGTGATTCAcagtgaaaacaaaatatcctTAGAACTAAAGGCTGATACACCCTGTggcatatttaaaatgttttctgtTTCAAATTGGGAGGGAGTTTCcctataaatatgtatctatttattcaaaaatattcaaaaagggGAGCTTTGCAATTTTGCTATTGGTTCTGTTATTTCaggaaaatcaaaaatacattggTTGAACCATAGTGAATCTAAAACTAGCCCAGCTCAttactcattaaaattattttttaattatagtacttAATTTTACGAgacaaattacatttaaaagttcgtaatgaattattattgaaatattttaatgaacgcttacagttttaaaaatgattttaacactactttacttaaaaatcaatagttaggttattattgttttttaaatatttgtaaatagtaatgttattttaatagatctTTCTTttactcattattttttaactatgatTACATCTTATTgatgtaacaataattataagtaaaatataattctggTATCGTTTTATATCgcatcaatataatacaatactcaGTACCTAATCGAGAAAAGAAATCTTCATTAGTAGTTTACATAACTTTAAaccatcataaaatattgtccaTAGTATACTTTTTGTGTAgacaaatatagtaataagcCAGTTGTGGCAGTTTGTTTTTGGTGTATAGTGGGAGGGGTTAACTCCTGTTTAATTAACACTGCGTTACATTCCGACTTTAATCTTTTTCCAACTTTTCCATTATACGTCCGAAATTGTATTTCTGCGTGTGTGGCAAATTTCTCTGAAGTGCTTTTAGCCAACATAACCATTAATGCGGGTTTGGAAACATGAGCCCGCTAGTGTCTTGGAGTGAACGAGAGACAATGATAAAGATATGGTGGGAGAGAACGGGAGATAAATAGAGACAGAAAGAGAAATGGAGAAAGAGAGAGAAGCCTTTTGCGCGGACCTGGTAAAAGAAGCCCCTTTGTTGCCAGAATTTTATCCATCCCACCACCCACCACCCTATCTTTTGGCATCTCCTCCCGCATACCACCCACTCACTAGTCGGCCGGCTGCCTGAGTCAACCACGCACCAAAATCGATACTAGGATATTAACTATAGTGAAAATATAGTGAAACGCTCTTCCGTTGGCACTCCCCGCCAAAATTGCTTCAGGGTCTTCTTATAAACattcacacacacaaacactcAAATGCGTAGAAAATAGAAATGTTTGacttaacttaatatatatatatatatatatgcatataagtatataattctattttagaGGGCGCGTTTGACCATTATCAGGTTGTACGATTATAGTAGGAAACTACTAAAAACGGGTCTTGGACGGTATAGTGTAAGGTGGCGTAACAACGCTTCTGGCGAGACAATATGACGATAACACGCGAACCAGCCATTTTATCATACAAGAGAAATAGAGTGCGGCGACTGAAAGAGAGAAGAGCGGTAAAGGGTGAAATAAAAAAGCCATCAAAACCTACAATATACACTCGATGAATACGGAGAGAGACACTGATATCAAGTACTTCTACCCTAGGCTCTTCAGAGTTATAACTCGAGACAAAAtcaaacgaaaaatatttgaatgcggcaagtaaattttaaaataaaagattaaaataaccaAAGCGTTCGCGAACAGAAAGACAGAataaacagaataaaaaaaaaacgtttatatttttaaactatagtaCAGCCTTTgatcgttaaaaataaaatcgacgCCGTTTTTTCAGCGACATAGTCGAACCGCGAACGCGGTCCTTACCGTACGTATAATGGCCGCGAACGTGTTGACCGTCTTGAACGACATCGACTCCGCGTTGCGCGCCACCTCCAAACCGTGGCACGGCCTGTTCTCCTGGCCGAGGACCGTACCGACGTCGGCCAGAAGCCGTTCTTCGGTTTGCGCCACGCGCGTGTTCTCCCGATACGCGGTGCTGGTCTGCAGCGATCTGCTGGGATTCGCGTATCCCGCTTATGCGCGACCGTCGCGCGCTGATGATGCGCACCGTCCAACAGTCGAGGACGCGGCGTCTTCCCGAagcgatgatattattatcttgttaTTGTCTTGGATTTGACGTTCGAGtagaataacatattttgatagtGAAAACGATAAATGAAAACGATAGATgaaaatttcgaaaaaaaaatacgtacgtAAAAATCGTTACGTTGAGACCCGGACTCGTGCGGTCAACGCTCGTCGGGGTTGAAATAACGGCGTACGACGACGGCGTACACGTAGGCGGCACCGTTGGCCTCCATCGGCGCGGCGCACCACGCGAAAAACGCGGTCTTGATCAGGCAATAGAACGGCACCGACCGGAGGAGGCCGCCGCACATCTGCTGCACCGTCAACGCGACGGCGAACAGCATCCAATAGGTGAACCATCTGTTGTCCGGCGACACGGACGCGCGGCGGTCGGCGGCCGGCAGCTGTTCGACGGTGCGCATCATCAGCGCGGCGGTCGCGTAAGCGGGATACGCGAATCCCAGCAGGTCGCTGGCCAGCGCCGAGTACAGGCTGCCCGGGATCAGGAACATGCACGTGGCGCAGACCACACCGAAGAACAGCTTCAGGCGGGTGATGCCGGTCCGGGCCTCGGCCCAGGAGAACAGGCCGTTCCACGGTTTGGAGGTGGCGCGCAACGCGGCGTCGATGTCGTTCAAGGCGGACAACACGTTCGCGGCCATTGCAGCGTGCGGTCTTATagtattttgatgaattttaaaaaattatcgttaaaaaccaatattatattgtgtaggtatgtaatcgatataatcaatatatcgTTGCTGTTGAGAAATCGATTTTCACGAatgagattattataatattattgtgatcgTAAGCTGTTTTAgttgtttgaataatattatattgcgcaTAACAACGTTTAGTGATCGCTATAGTgactgtaatatatatatatgtatacgataatataacgACGAGTAAGTGTATCTTACCGGAAATTGCCACGGGAAAAGTTTTGAATATTGCTCTGTGTTGAatgaatagtttaatattaatgatattttacgatgaaataatatatggtaaatattaatgcattaatatttatctgcaCGTTTCCACAGTACtgtaaattctaataaactCGTTGTTAATATAACGATAATTAATCGAaagtaaaaaatgcattaaaactaaaaaaaacaacaattaaacgtatttttgttaattaaatcaattaccaacataatgaatatttcattattttaccttTGCCGAgtgatgttatttataatgaaaaaaaatatatatatatatactcgtataaagaGATAACTGTCTGTTTTACCAGTCGTCACGTTTTTTtctcttatttaaatatatatttaaaataatcaatatcagagaaaatgtttaatagattaaatgatatattttttttaattttaaaattttatgctGACGACGCTATTTGTTTACACAATTCCTTTAAatctttttatctttttttttttttttgtaaaatatttgtgcCCGTCAATGTTGGCAAACATCTATTAATCATGCTTGACGAATGACGATTTTCACACGCACggcttaatatatttattgtgaatTCCATTCTTCCAATAACTACtaattatgtgtgtgtacatGCATATTGCATACATCTCATGAATCACAAAAcgaattattggtttttattcacaagcatgatttaaaattaaaacattaaaataaggtGTACTTACaacacatttttgaaaaaaatgtaatataccagacgatacattttaattaggtagtaggtacaataggtacatattataattaggtagcTTAGTTGCATTTTCAAACTATAagacaaatatttcaataatatatatatacgtaataaaaatattgactgtAGATCTTAAAAACCATCTATGGACCACGATAAAGGTATAGATTTATCCAACGCTGCGTAGGTTATATAAgccactaaaaaataatatgagagTATTtctgttacaatattattatcttagtgTTTCCACTAATTAAACTCTTGAGCTCTTGAAGTACATAAGCCCCTGTGCAATTTTCTTTTGagtaaccttttttttatacaatttttcacattaaatCCCGCATTATCAGgataacacaatttttttaaggagatatacaaatcatatatatttcattattatttttaatgtattaaatttgacataaaatgtaatatttacattttttgtttcttttacatatttaatttgtataacctAAATGCAGAGGGCGATGTTACATTCCAACCATCATCTTTTGAATATTGTACTAAAAACTCGAAAGCTTTAAGCTTTAATAATAGAAGCTTGAAATTCTTGTTATCTATGCGGTTTCggaatttgttttcaataaaaacaacagtaTATAGAAGGCTTTTTCGATTATCTAATTTGCAGAGAATggaattaacattttcaaagcTTTACCCAATAATGCTGAGAACTCCCACATGATACATTCATGACTCCCAAGGGGCTGTGGACAACAGTTTTAGAACAGTTGTATTacttgtattacataatatcgaATGAGGGACAAAATCGgtacttacaaaaataaattcgtgttaattgtatttacgGCGTTcgctgtattatttttttaatgcttaatataggtactacgtAATACTTATACACCATAGTCTGTTgacgtttgaaaatattacaaataaattctcAAAGGAAACTGGGGCCTCTCCGGTTCTGTGGGGCACGCACTCGAGAAGGCCGAACTACGTcgtagtcgtcgtcgttgttgttgtttttgttgttgcaCGACGGGCTCGCGAGGATAAGTACTCATAATATGTCACAgtcattaagtattaaaaaataattgttgtgaGCGGAGTGCAGCGGGTTTGGATATGTGCAAAGGAAGGATGAGGACACGAGGTAATTTAGAAAAGATGATAACTGAAAGTAAAGGGCGTTCgcatgcataaaataatatccttGCGAAAACGCTGGCAACGGCAGTCACACCCGGGTCAAAGCAGTTCGATCGATCGTCCGCCGCCGTCGTAGTAGTTTTcgtcgacggcggcggcggcggtggttcTCCGAACGTACTTTGCCAGGGAACcgcccgccgccgccaccgcctcCACCACTACACTCAGACTATCCTTTTCCTCCTTCGTCTATTCCTTTACACACTATCAGTCCCTAACCGAGTGCGCTGCTCCACCCTCCAACCCTCTTACCTGTTTTCGAGTCGTGAACCGAAAAGTCGTCAGACCATCacgtatagtatacctataggtatttatatacatgtatagagTGCTTGTTAGAAGTCTGCTGTATCCATTGACGCGGAGAGATAGACTGATATAGGCTGGCGGGAGGACAGTCGGACAGATTGAAGAAATTAAAGGACGTCGGTATTGTGAACGAGAACAAGGTTTTGCATAACTgcgtattatgttattttgtgtaaaGGTCATCTAGGAACAGATGCCTACCGATAATCAGAATCATTATTGAACAAAACTAACTTACTCCATATAGATAATACGACGTACAGTCATCGATAAGTGATAACGATgtgtcaaattttataaaatgcatcGTAGTAATTAGATAATCGTTTCAATCCTATCTGCcgttaaatttgttaatacaaatataacatttttgtattgggtttaaaattgtatgtatacgtataggtatataaatttaattgaataaatggtTAGGTAAGGTGAATTTATGGGGTCGGTTAAGACttgagaataataaattactcttaaatttatcattattgtattaggttaatattttattttatttggcgTTCagtctttttaattttttagatgacaacatttatttacgagtttatatttcattaataaaatgcctagaatacttttttttgtgttataattgaatggaaagaataattatttaatattataataattttaacaaggttgactataaatagtaatatataaataaaaattgttttcagcgggtttttatgtaaaatattatactatatcatatttaatttcattgatggaacttaaaatatttttccatgttaaaatatacaataatatacatacgtattataatatttatatttattggttttttagttgtaaactaataagaataatttatattttatagattatagagtATGTACTtggctatttataataactttttaatcaatttcaacaaacaatataataagtatgggtattatattatttatagtagtagtttaccaaatatttgttaccttattttaatcttaatataaattttaaagaattttgattttaagtgAAATCTCTATAgtgattatcaatatttatcatataattatatgtcgCTGTATAAAAgttcttataattaatacgtacatatatatattatattaaaacaaatataattaatctggttcaataactttattaaatatcgaCCATCGATGAATTTACTGGATATAagcttaacttaaaaaaaatatatttgatcagcattttaaatatttgaataattataattctctACCAATatcgacaataatatatcGCAAAAATGATTTTCCTTCCTAGATGagataaaatcttttatttatccGTTAATCtctctttttaataatagttattaacaaGTTAATCCTTAAAaatgacttataaatatttaaatctttccCATCCACTTTGCATACATCTTTAGAATgcaaattgaattataaaacatacaatttaactgaaaacaacattataggttaaaatataagCACTTTCATTATTCCTGATTATACAAAACACGTATCTAAGTATTAAAACATCCGGGTTGGACAGCTCATGCAGATTTAGCCATACTAATGAAAGCAAATATTATGCACTGTCTTCTCCTACAACATCAATCTGATAGTCTATATGCAAGAAacgtttgtaataaaataaaccataaattatccccaatataatatctttagtaTACTCATGAATCAtgatttaataagaaattaaccTACCAGGAGTTTTCGTTATTAATTGATtcgtttacttatatatattatatgtttattgctAAATATGCTTAATTGTGAGAGCAAAATGATTTCAATAGTAAAAATCCTTTAGAGGTTCATTTAATACAAGAATCATtatgttacataaaataattattggttattgataaaaaaaataaaatgattttcctAGATTAGGGATCTTCCAGTGATTGGTCATCTTCAGATAAATATTAACCTTATATAGAGTCTCCTAGAATAATGAAAACTCAATCtggtaagtaaaaaaaaaaaaaatgtttaaaattatcgtaAAACTATGCCTCCGTCGATAATtctcttattagttattatgttcaaaaacGAAAAAGCTTATCTAGAAAAAGTTTCAAGCACATACTTAACcactataaactaaaataaattttctcaTACAATGGAATACTTAATAAACCAACTCTTTCCGATATCCTTCTTAACTAAGTATACTGCACATGaaattcaattcaaaaattatctaacataaaaatagttgGTTATAActtgataattttatcttaataaatataccaaaaaaaaaatcaatattattttaagtatatattcaCAACGTTACTTTAGGACAGTGATATTTTCTCTAATTCTAGAAAAAATCTAAACATAATGGCAATTTTAAAGCCAAATAAACTATCTACattccatatattatatcgtatcatAAGCTACGAAAcattacacaaaaaatttaaataaatcattctaaaaataatctacCTTATtctaatacaacataatattattcccaaTACACAAtgtgttttcaaatttaacactcaaCAAAGATAAGGATTTATGAGTGTTATTGCATCAACCATGAAAAAAACACTAATGCTCAGTAGTTTTTAGACTtggttcaaacattttaaagtgtTTAGACTACTGATTTACTATTCAAACTGAGATTTccccaaataatattacaatcgaCTTTTTAAAGTTTCCTGTGGAGATATCTATTCTGAATACTATCCTATCTACGCTGAAGTTCCTCAAGAAAGAATTTTTACACAcattttctacaaaatatacacttcATATGTCCCATAAAACGGTGCTAtatttaaatgcttttttactgataatattagtacaaacacatatgataaaaatcctataacaaacatttttaactataaaatcatCTAAACCaactaaaattttgatttatacaatatagaacACAAACTAAGGAAACGAAATagtctttaataaaaaagaacttTTCAATTACTACGTTTTCGTGACTGTCACTAGTTTATATTTACGAcagacaaattattatacatcaacaTCAGATAAATACTATCTGTACAATTCCatccataaaatattctaagatcttgtatattatattatatatatatagatggtGACTTACCTGAATGActcacattaaaataaaaataaaatcaccaaatcatagatttaatcaatattaagttCCTTATTAAAATCCAAACTAtctctaaaaataaagatattaatgtattataaaactaatacttCATTTAGCTTCTTAAacaatctaattttaaaaacttaaatctataaaatgtatagtctttttagtttttagttgtCTAATATATCCCCCAAAAGtcagaacaataataaatgcttTGTGGTACGTATCGAACCCTACATAATGACCATCCCTGACCAAGTATCTAAACTGTACAaacaattctataaaaaaaccaCTACATCATAATTCAAATCTTCTCAAATCAAATTAATCTTTTCTCGACCTAGCGCCAATACAATCCATTGGCAGGAAAGGAAATGGTCCGTAAACCTTTTaacttaatcataatatacatataaaaataaaaaaacaatactttcACTTAAATATCTAGATAactcactatatattattattattatttattatacttatgtataatgtgtatatatatttagggtaatatttatgaatgatACAGTAAACCCcgtgtgattattattttaattaaatttactggTTTTACGACGTATTACTTAAAacagattgtaaataaaaaacaaatagttattatattttacttgaattacggttatttaaaataaaagtgtattaaactaaaaacttttaaaccgCAAAGTTAAatgatcataaaaattattcaaattaataataaattatttttaagttgttttaaaatgtatatttgtatttgtttgaatttttaataatcttaatattaataaattgaatccataataattatcaatatttacataactatatttgaaaaagtttGACTTTTGGTCATTAAACCACACATTTGAACatcttttatagaaaaaaaataaatgatttactcATTTAGGTGCATCATTTCAgacaaaattatcaaaatacaagaaaatctgcagtaaataataattctgcagttttgtttagtttattgtgtatattgaGAATATTAcactgtgtaaaataaataaataaaagttcaaacgaataaaaataaataacttatggttaatttttaatgtttagtttgaatttataaatttataacaattggtatttaaaacgataatttcttcagtacctacgtatatagttttattaactgTGGGCAAtcctacataaaaaaaaccgttCTAGTGGTTATAAGTATATcacaatgtaataaaaatttttacttaataacccttatttttattaaagcatacatttttaattatgtcaaTCATTCTGACAATGCTTAATAAATAggaattataactttaataagtatatggtTTAAGATAAT from Aphis gossypii isolate Hap1 chromosome 1, ASM2018417v2, whole genome shotgun sequence includes these protein-coding regions:
- the LOC114123401 gene encoding receptor expression-enhancing protein 5-like is translated as MAANVLSALNDIDAALRATSKPWNGLFSWAEARTGITRLKLFFGVVCATCMFLIPGSLYSALASDLLGFAYPAYATAALMMRTVEQLPAADRRASVSPDNRWFTYWMLFAVALTVQQMCGGLLRSVPFYCLIKTAFFAWCAAPMEANGAAYVYAVVVRRYFNPDER